In Propionispora vibrioides, the following are encoded in one genomic region:
- a CDS encoding helix-turn-helix domain-containing protein, whose amino-acid sequence MARCQYHAKYRQIGRRIAFYRKLRDLSQDDLAAKIGISKSYLSKIEAANSDISFSLDVLFAIAEGVELDVVVFFLPINENLAHG is encoded by the coding sequence GTGGCAAGATGTCAATATCATGCTAAATATCGCCAAATTGGAAGAAGAATAGCTTTTTATCGTAAACTGCGAGACCTTTCACAGGATGATCTTGCTGCTAAGATTGGAATAAGCAAAAGTTATCTGAGTAAAATTGAGGCAGCTAATTCAGATATAAGCTTCTCCTTGGACGTTCTATTTGCAATTGCAGAAGGTGTTGAGCTAGATGTCGTCGTGTTCTTTCTACCTATAAATGAGAATCTTGCACATGGGTAA